A window of the Lactuca sativa cultivar Salinas chromosome 5, Lsat_Salinas_v11, whole genome shotgun sequence genome harbors these coding sequences:
- the LOC111883565 gene encoding uncharacterized protein LOC111883565 codes for MAVHAVTNPAAAPATQAPTSRYVGTLPQCDKCNYHHNPSPCREFLYNNCGKKGHTARACKTQVQPTNQVSGAGVGQACYGCGEVGHYKRNCPKETTTGNTGRVLADGFYA; via the coding sequence aTGGCAGTTCACGCTGTTACTAATCCTGCCGCTGCCCCTGccactcaagcacctaccagtagatATGTTGGTACCCTTCCTCAGTGCGACAAGTGCAATTACCATCATAATCCTAGCCCATGCCGTGAATTTCTCTATAACAATTGTGGCAAGAAGGGTCACACAGCTCGAGCCTGCAAGACACAAGTCCAGCCAACCAATCAGGTGTCTGGGGCgggtgttggtcaagcctgttatggttgtggagaagtcgGGCACTACAAGAGAAATTGCCCCAAGGAAACAACCACTGGCAACACTGGGAGAGTGTtagctgatgggttttatgcataa